The following proteins are co-located in the Deinococcus aquaedulcis genome:
- a CDS encoding DNA repair ATPase, translating to MTDPALPTPDTSLDQAVAEGGAYEVLRKRLLAQGAQLRRVADDLNAGRVAEFGDSRLSLLGRFRVQTEHNGVGRSVVQVGGGLLFGFNVFLGLKTQTQVADVFGLYRLVEVGSAYDVEPVSLKGTFLADPAFTRDFDELYAYYKHARLLTLSVQGDKLLAAFQIGERSSDRRVFRWALGPAGEVTYLDARGERDLKAPAPFDFEWTRAGREQAVSGRFPHLNILDTLFVETSGGDLTIKVENNTETGQGIYSEPVEDRTQSLDDATFEFAQVGTLILLRVLPYREKVWRGLIYNTLTRQVTRNDAITRACVSLPEDHGLIFPGGYYLQNGDHRAFEAAHAGMGLGRVVRSPNGEDVLYVFSEPDSGLSALFVYNLIRREVQPPMLAHGWAPLPDGRMVLFHAESGEPTRVHPMQVWQTPFVSDLYAASRPPGTSYLGRLGNAELVRGVSNLYELAREIEHPSVSAERYARLEGATRRLFDQHRWFDDDHTSGLRTLLHGIVATTETVLDEFEKVQSLRAAAAQALQAAQADHRALLARVRPEDWTRIDEYVAALADLNALRGRLLTLREGRYMDLAALDTMTSAVQEAHARLGLATGAFLNTPEALAPLTARLDTLAAQIDAADTSRALTEALDALAGLSAELDLLSELLGALPVEDATARTRVVEAIAALYGRLNGVRARAEQARKALGAGERTAQFAAQLGLYAQAVASALGRATTPEKAEEGLARALVALEELEGQFGDDETFLPDILAKRDEVREAFEARRQTLQDERQRKAQSVMDAASRILSGLGARAARLKTLDELNAFFASDPLIVKVRDLGARLRELKDTVKADDLDARLKAARDQAARSLRDRTELFEGDGTVIRLGRHRFNVNTQPLDLTLLPRGDDLAVHLTGTEYLDPLDHPALNDLRAYWSATLVSESAELSRAEYLAGEVLRAAQDGQEGLTLAHLHALSPDDLTRTVAAFAAPRYREGYEKGIHDHDAARLLQALLPLLQAAGTLVYPPAARALGTAYWAEHPARRAHWQVAFGNAHAMHALFGRREALDTALGTLADEVAAFLTGAGLPHTSLDARQAATFLGDELKAPAPTLGFSQAAADLNAALDTQLQTAGLQDTLDHSLAQLEGDLAGRWALLHHWLGALCAAPPWAPMARAVPEAVALRLFGAAVPHTVRDVPLGTQVTGLLSGHPRIQGGTLPLAPDDLLTRLERHRSDFLPGFQRYQAARQEATAQERARLRLDELRPRPLTSFVRNRLIQEVYLPIIGDNLAKQMGTAGEGKRSDLMGLLMLISPPGYGKTTLMEYVAHRLGLVFVRVNGPALGHEVRSLDPAQAPDAGSRQELEKLNLALEMGGNVMLYVDDIQHTHPEFLQKFISLTDGTRRIEGVWRGQPRTYDLRGRKFAVVMAGNPYTESGEVFKIPDMLANRADIYNLGDVLGGMEDAFQLSYIENSLTSNPVLAPLATRDLNDLYLLVNRAQGREVSTNSLSHPYSAAEVEEIVGTLQKLLAVRDDLARINAQYIASAAQDDRYRTEPPFKLQGSYRNMNKLAEKISAVMTDAEVDQVVTDHYQGEAQLLTTGAEENLLKLAELRGTLTPEQAARWEAIKADYRRNKAMGDDADTGARMVAQLADIAQGLQGLGTRQTPMPAPTVPPPPAEPLADALREGLAPLLRELTRSLQERPASTAPVPTAPDDTALRTALAPLLAGLATTTQKQDQTNAAIYELVEVIRKRQNVVRGPAGPVGTSGRHSAGQD from the coding sequence ATGACCGACCCTGCCCTGCCCACCCCCGACACGTCTCTGGATCAGGCGGTGGCCGAAGGCGGCGCCTATGAGGTGCTGCGCAAGCGGCTGCTGGCCCAGGGCGCGCAGCTGCGCCGCGTGGCCGACGACCTGAATGCCGGGCGCGTGGCCGAGTTCGGGGACAGCCGCCTGAGCCTGCTGGGCCGCTTCCGGGTGCAGACCGAGCACAACGGGGTGGGCCGCAGCGTCGTGCAGGTGGGGGGCGGGTTGCTGTTCGGCTTCAACGTGTTTCTGGGCCTGAAAACCCAGACCCAGGTGGCAGACGTGTTCGGCCTGTACCGGCTGGTGGAGGTGGGCAGCGCGTACGACGTGGAGCCGGTCAGCCTGAAGGGCACCTTCCTGGCCGACCCGGCCTTTACCCGCGACTTCGACGAGTTATACGCCTACTACAAGCACGCGCGGCTGCTGACCCTGAGCGTGCAAGGCGACAAACTGCTGGCGGCCTTTCAGATTGGCGAGCGCAGCAGCGACCGCCGCGTGTTTCGCTGGGCCCTGGGCCCGGCGGGCGAGGTCACGTATCTGGACGCCCGGGGCGAGCGCGACCTGAAGGCGCCGGCTCCCTTTGATTTCGAGTGGACCCGCGCCGGGCGCGAGCAGGCGGTCAGCGGGCGCTTTCCGCACCTGAATATTCTCGACACCCTGTTCGTGGAAACCAGCGGCGGCGACCTGACCATCAAGGTGGAGAACAACACCGAGACCGGCCAGGGCATCTACAGCGAGCCGGTGGAAGACCGGACCCAGTCGCTGGACGACGCGACCTTTGAATTTGCGCAGGTGGGCACCCTGATTCTGCTGCGGGTGCTGCCTTACCGGGAAAAGGTCTGGCGCGGCCTGATCTACAACACCCTCACCCGGCAGGTGACGCGCAACGACGCGATCACCCGCGCCTGCGTGAGCCTGCCCGAAGACCACGGTCTGATCTTTCCGGGCGGCTACTACCTGCAAAACGGCGACCACCGCGCCTTCGAGGCCGCCCACGCCGGAATGGGCCTGGGCCGCGTGGTGCGCTCGCCCAACGGTGAGGACGTGCTGTATGTCTTTTCCGAGCCAGACAGCGGCTTGTCGGCGCTGTTCGTGTACAACCTGATCCGGCGCGAGGTGCAGCCGCCCATGCTGGCCCACGGCTGGGCCCCGCTGCCCGACGGCCGCATGGTGCTGTTCCACGCCGAATCCGGCGAGCCCACGCGCGTGCACCCCATGCAGGTGTGGCAGACCCCCTTTGTGAGCGACCTGTATGCCGCCAGCCGCCCGCCCGGCACCTCGTACCTGGGGCGGCTGGGCAACGCGGAACTGGTGCGCGGCGTGTCCAATCTCTACGAACTGGCGCGCGAGATCGAGCACCCCTCGGTGAGCGCCGAGCGGTACGCGCGCCTGGAAGGGGCCACCCGGCGCCTCTTTGACCAGCACCGCTGGTTCGACGACGACCATACGAGCGGCCTGCGCACCCTGCTGCACGGCATCGTGGCGACCACCGAAACGGTGCTGGACGAGTTCGAGAAGGTGCAGAGCCTGCGCGCCGCCGCCGCCCAGGCCCTGCAGGCGGCGCAGGCCGACCACCGCGCGCTGCTGGCCCGCGTGCGCCCCGAGGACTGGACCCGCATTGACGAGTACGTGGCGGCCCTGGCCGACCTGAACGCCCTGCGCGGGCGCCTGCTGACCCTGCGCGAGGGGCGCTACATGGACCTCGCGGCGCTGGACACCATGACCAGCGCGGTGCAGGAGGCCCACGCCCGCCTGGGGCTGGCGACCGGCGCCTTTCTGAACACCCCGGAGGCCCTGGCCCCGCTGACCGCCCGTCTGGACACCCTGGCCGCGCAGATCGACGCCGCCGACACCAGCCGCGCCCTGACCGAGGCCCTGGACGCCCTGGCCGGGCTGTCGGCGGAACTGGACCTGCTGTCGGAATTGCTGGGCGCGCTGCCCGTGGAGGATGCCACCGCGCGCACCCGCGTGGTGGAAGCCATCGCGGCCCTGTACGGGCGCCTGAACGGCGTCCGGGCCCGCGCCGAGCAGGCCCGCAAGGCCCTGGGGGCCGGCGAACGCACCGCGCAGTTTGCCGCGCAACTTGGCCTGTACGCGCAGGCGGTGGCCAGCGCCCTGGGCCGCGCCACCACCCCCGAAAAGGCCGAGGAGGGGCTGGCGCGCGCCCTGGTGGCCCTGGAGGAACTGGAAGGGCAGTTTGGCGACGACGAGACGTTTCTGCCTGACATCCTGGCCAAGCGCGACGAGGTGCGCGAAGCCTTTGAGGCGCGGCGCCAGACCCTGCAGGACGAGCGCCAGCGCAAGGCCCAGAGCGTCATGGACGCCGCCAGCCGCATTCTCTCGGGGCTGGGGGCCCGCGCGGCCCGCCTGAAGACGCTGGACGAGCTGAACGCCTTTTTTGCCAGTGATCCGCTGATCGTGAAGGTGCGCGACCTCGGCGCGCGGCTGCGCGAGCTGAAAGACACCGTCAAGGCCGACGATCTGGACGCGCGCCTGAAAGCCGCCCGCGATCAGGCGGCCCGCAGCCTGCGCGACCGCACCGAGCTGTTTGAGGGGGACGGCACCGTCATTCGCCTGGGCCGCCACCGCTTCAACGTGAATACCCAGCCGCTGGACCTGACCCTGCTGCCACGCGGCGACGACCTGGCGGTGCACCTCACCGGCACCGAGTACCTGGACCCGCTGGACCACCCGGCGCTGAACGACCTGCGCGCCTACTGGTCGGCCACCCTGGTCTCGGAATCCGCCGAGCTGAGCCGCGCGGAATATCTGGCGGGCGAGGTGCTGCGCGCCGCCCAGGACGGACAGGAAGGCCTGACCCTGGCCCACCTGCACGCCCTGAGCCCCGACGACCTGACCCGCACGGTGGCCGCCTTTGCCGCGCCCCGCTACCGCGAGGGCTACGAGAAAGGCATTCACGACCACGACGCCGCGCGGCTGCTGCAGGCGCTGCTGCCGCTGCTGCAGGCGGCGGGCACCCTGGTCTACCCGCCTGCCGCCCGCGCCCTGGGCACCGCCTACTGGGCCGAACACCCAGCGCGGCGCGCGCACTGGCAAGTGGCGTTTGGCAACGCCCACGCCATGCACGCGCTGTTTGGCCGACGCGAGGCGCTGGACACGGCGCTGGGCACCCTGGCCGACGAGGTGGCCGCGTTCCTGACCGGGGCGGGGCTGCCCCACACGTCGCTGGACGCCCGGCAGGCCGCCACCTTCCTGGGCGACGAGTTAAAGGCCCCGGCCCCCACCCTGGGCTTTTCACAGGCCGCCGCCGACCTGAACGCGGCCCTGGACACCCAGCTGCAGACGGCCGGGCTGCAGGACACCCTGGACCACTCGCTGGCGCAGTTAGAGGGCGACCTTGCGGGCCGCTGGGCGCTGCTGCACCACTGGCTGGGCGCCCTGTGCGCCGCGCCGCCGTGGGCGCCAATGGCCCGCGCCGTGCCCGAAGCGGTGGCCCTGCGCCTGTTCGGGGCTGCCGTGCCCCACACCGTGCGCGACGTGCCTCTGGGCACCCAGGTCACGGGGCTGCTGAGCGGGCACCCGCGCATCCAGGGCGGCACGCTGCCCCTGGCCCCGGACGACCTGCTGACCCGCCTGGAGCGCCACCGCAGCGACTTCCTGCCGGGCTTCCAGCGGTATCAGGCCGCGCGGCAGGAGGCCACGGCGCAGGAACGCGCCCGGCTACGGCTGGACGAACTGCGCCCCCGGCCACTGACCTCTTTCGTGCGCAACCGCCTGATTCAGGAGGTGTACCTGCCAATCATTGGGGACAACCTCGCCAAGCAGATGGGCACGGCGGGCGAGGGCAAGCGCAGCGACCTGATGGGCCTACTGATGCTGATTTCGCCGCCTGGGTACGGCAAAACCACCCTGATGGAATACGTGGCCCACCGCCTGGGGTTGGTGTTCGTGCGCGTGAACGGCCCCGCGCTGGGCCACGAGGTGCGCTCGCTGGACCCGGCCCAGGCCCCGGACGCGGGCAGCCGCCAGGAACTGGAAAAACTGAATCTGGCCCTGGAAATGGGCGGCAACGTGATGCTGTACGTGGACGACATTCAGCACACCCACCCCGAATTCCTGCAGAAATTCATCTCGCTGACCGACGGCACCCGCCGCATTGAGGGCGTGTGGCGCGGCCAGCCCAGGACGTACGACCTGCGCGGGCGCAAGTTCGCGGTGGTGATGGCCGGGAACCCCTACACCGAATCCGGCGAGGTCTTCAAGATCCCCGACATGCTGGCCAACCGCGCCGATATCTACAACCTGGGCGACGTGCTGGGCGGCATGGAAGACGCTTTCCAGCTCTCGTACATCGAAAACAGCCTGACCAGCAACCCGGTGCTGGCCCCACTGGCAACCCGTGACCTGAACGACCTGTACCTGCTGGTGAACCGCGCCCAGGGCCGGGAGGTCAGCACCAACAGCCTCTCGCACCCGTATTCCGCCGCCGAGGTCGAGGAAATCGTGGGCACGCTGCAAAAGCTGCTGGCCGTGCGGGACGATCTGGCCCGCATCAACGCGCAGTACATCGCCAGCGCCGCCCAGGATGACCGCTACCGCACCGAGCCGCCCTTCAAGCTGCAGGGCAGCTACCGCAACATGAACAAGCTGGCCGAGAAAATCAGCGCGGTCATGACCGACGCCGAGGTGGATCAGGTGGTCACCGACCACTACCAGGGCGAGGCGCAGCTGCTGACCACCGGCGCCGAGGAAAACCTGCTGAAGCTGGCCGAACTGCGCGGCACCCTGACCCCCGAGCAGGCCGCGCGCTGGGAAGCGATCAAGGCCGATTACCGCCGCAACAAGGCGATGGGCGACGACGCCGACACCGGCGCGCGCATGGTGGCCCAGCTGGCCGATATTGCCCAGGGCCTGCAGGGGCTGGGCACGCGGCAAACGCCCATGCCGGCACCCACTGTTCCCCCACCCCCGGCCGAACCGCTGGCCGACGCCCTGCGCGAGGGGCTGGCCCCCCTGCTGCGCGAACTGACACGCAGCCTTCAGGAGCGGCCGGCCTCAACTGCCCCAGTCCCCACCGCCCCCGACGACACGGCGCTGCGCACGGCCCTGGCGCCCCTGCTGGCTGGGCTGGCCACCACCACCCAGAAGCAGGACCAGACCAACGCGGCGATCTACGAACTGGTTGAGGTGATTCGCAAGCGGCAGAACGTGGTGCGGGGCCCAGCCGGGCCCGTGGGGACGTCTGGGCGGCACTCTGCCGGGCAGGACTGA
- a CDS encoding PAS domain-containing protein yields MISAQRLSEGLSQGFIAVDASWHVTFLNDRARYLLRRPQLRAGLSLQDTLPELSEPSLWQRLQQAVERQVTLECEVFYPGLFRRHEIRAIPDEQGGLALLFQDVTDRQWTIEKDKEHAYLRTLFQDATIAISVLRGPKHEFEYSNAFARQLVGGRILEGLTVREAFPDLEGQGYFELLDQVYTTGVPYHGQDMPAVLTHPTTGQQRHLVVNNSYIPFRGFDAQVNGIVGITVDITRYVRSGQE; encoded by the coding sequence GTGATTTCGGCTCAGCGCCTCTCCGAAGGACTCTCTCAGGGTTTTATAGCCGTTGACGCCAGCTGGCACGTGACTTTCCTGAATGACCGGGCCCGCTATCTGCTGCGGCGGCCACAGCTTCGTGCGGGACTTTCCCTGCAGGACACCCTTCCTGAACTCTCCGAACCCAGCCTGTGGCAGCGGCTGCAACAGGCCGTGGAACGGCAGGTGACCCTGGAGTGCGAGGTGTTCTATCCCGGCCTGTTCCGGCGGCACGAAATTCGGGCCATTCCGGACGAGCAGGGCGGGCTGGCCCTGCTGTTCCAGGATGTCACTGACCGCCAGTGGACCATTGAAAAGGACAAGGAACACGCATACCTGCGCACCCTGTTTCAGGACGCCACCATAGCCATCTCGGTCCTGCGTGGCCCCAAACATGAGTTCGAGTACAGCAACGCCTTTGCCCGCCAGCTGGTTGGCGGCCGGATTCTTGAAGGCCTGACGGTCCGCGAAGCTTTCCCAGACCTGGAAGGCCAGGGGTATTTCGAACTGCTGGATCAGGTGTACACCACAGGGGTGCCCTATCACGGCCAGGACATGCCCGCTGTGCTCACACACCCGACCACTGGGCAGCAGCGGCATCTGGTGGTCAACAACTCCTACATTCCTTTTCGCGGCTTCGATGCCCAGGTGAACGGCATCGTGGGCATCACGGTGGACATCACCCGCTACGTCCGCAGCGGGCAGGAGTAA
- a CDS encoding HNH endonuclease, with translation MGRKERAQASWTEDTQEQPQDVCVLCGREGEMTDHHLIPKSQGRRQGVKLGQIPTVKMCAACQGFLSKTFSNAELANELNTVEAILAREEVQKFVKWVQKQPLSRGVRVH, from the coding sequence ATGGGTCGGAAAGAACGGGCGCAGGCAAGTTGGACCGAGGATACGCAGGAGCAGCCGCAGGACGTCTGCGTGCTGTGCGGGCGGGAAGGCGAAATGACAGACCACCACCTCATTCCCAAGTCGCAGGGCCGCCGACAGGGCGTGAAACTGGGCCAGATTCCCACGGTGAAGATGTGCGCCGCCTGCCAGGGCTTCCTGTCCAAAACCTTCAGCAACGCAGAACTGGCCAACGAGCTGAACACCGTAGAGGCCATCCTGGCGCGCGAGGAAGTGCAGAAGTTCGTGAAATGGGTGCAGAAACAGCCGCTCAGCCGGGGCGTGCGGGTGCACTGA
- a CDS encoding family 10 glycosylhydrolase: MMSKLTAALLTSLLLAACQPTDPPQAPQELRGLWVDAFGPGLKTPAEVDVLVSTARAMKVNVLFAQVGRRGDCYCNNAAMPRTNDPAVPAGFDPLADLIAKAHAQGIQVHAWIITTAIWNSTTPPTDPAHAFNAHGLGKTGRDFWLMVKNDGTTRGGNDWLLDPGHPDAAEYIRNMYVSVVKNYDVDGIQFDRVRYTDFNTVGGPNNWGYNPTALERYRAETGATGTPLPGDAQWSAWRTQQVTNLVRETALAVKAVKPDVSVNAATITYGAGPANEAEWLRSRPYTEVLQDWVTWVKEGYLDINVMMNYKRDFVADQALWYDQWNAFAASLRPGAPEVHQVSGAAIYLNDQASTVSQVRKARQAGLSGWAGYSYRTPDMDVNAGTRTKEQVLPELTARLSGEGGPFAQEARWDRPSAAKLRAISGQVTVTSGPVGGRTVRLLDGNGQEVARTQTDGQGRYGFMRLPLGAVQVEVGGVIGPRVTPQAGKVTLLSPIAVP; encoded by the coding sequence ATGATGTCCAAATTGACTGCTGCCCTGCTGACCTCTCTGCTGCTCGCCGCGTGTCAACCGACCGACCCTCCCCAGGCGCCCCAGGAACTGCGCGGGCTGTGGGTCGATGCCTTTGGCCCCGGCCTCAAGACACCGGCAGAAGTCGATGTGCTGGTCTCGACGGCCCGGGCTATGAAGGTCAACGTGCTGTTCGCGCAGGTGGGCCGCCGGGGTGACTGCTACTGCAACAACGCCGCCATGCCCCGCACCAACGATCCGGCTGTCCCCGCCGGGTTCGATCCGCTGGCCGACCTGATCGCCAAGGCCCACGCTCAGGGCATTCAGGTTCACGCCTGGATCATCACCACGGCCATCTGGAACAGCACCACGCCGCCCACCGACCCAGCGCACGCGTTCAACGCGCACGGTCTGGGTAAGACCGGCCGGGATTTCTGGTTGATGGTTAAAAATGACGGCACGACGCGCGGCGGCAACGACTGGCTGCTGGACCCCGGGCACCCGGACGCGGCGGAATACATCCGCAACATGTACGTGTCCGTGGTCAAGAATTACGACGTGGACGGCATTCAGTTCGACCGCGTTCGTTATACGGACTTCAACACGGTGGGCGGGCCCAACAACTGGGGGTACAACCCCACCGCTCTGGAACGTTACCGGGCGGAAACGGGGGCAACCGGCACGCCGCTGCCGGGCGACGCGCAGTGGAGCGCCTGGCGGACGCAGCAGGTCACCAATCTGGTGCGCGAAACCGCCCTGGCTGTCAAGGCGGTCAAGCCCGACGTCAGCGTGAACGCGGCCACCATCACCTACGGTGCGGGGCCGGCCAACGAAGCCGAGTGGCTCAGGAGCCGCCCCTACACCGAGGTGCTGCAGGACTGGGTCACCTGGGTCAAGGAAGGTTACCTGGACATCAACGTCATGATGAATTACAAGCGTGATTTCGTCGCGGACCAGGCCCTGTGGTACGACCAGTGGAACGCCTTTGCTGCCTCGCTCAGGCCCGGGGCGCCAGAGGTTCATCAGGTCAGCGGCGCGGCCATCTACCTCAACGATCAGGCCAGCACCGTCAGCCAGGTTCGTAAGGCCCGCCAGGCCGGCCTCAGCGGCTGGGCCGGGTATTCCTACCGCACCCCAGACATGGACGTGAACGCCGGGACCCGCACCAAGGAACAGGTGCTGCCCGAACTGACGGCGCGGCTGTCTGGTGAAGGTGGGCCCTTCGCGCAGGAGGCCCGCTGGGACCGCCCCAGTGCGGCGAAGCTCCGGGCGATCAGCGGACAGGTCACGGTCACCAGTGGCCCAGTGGGAGGCCGGACTGTCCGCCTGCTTGACGGCAACGGGCAAGAAGTGGCCCGAACCCAAACAGATGGTCAGGGCCGTTACGGGTTCATGCGGCTGCCGCTGGGGGCCGTTCAGGTTGAGGTTGGCGGCGTGATCGGCCCCAGGGTCACGCCACAGGCCGGCAAGGTTACCCTGCTTTCCCCTATTGCTGTGCCCTGA
- the acnA gene encoding aconitate hydratase AcnA has product MAMNLFGTRDVLTTQGGQPLYYYNLNKLQAQGHDISKLPVSIKVLLESVLREANDYDVRREDVATVAGWKPVNEEVEIPFKPARVILQDFTGVPAVVDLAAMRSAMVALGGDPSKINPLIPVDLVIDHSVQVDEFGTDFALANNMALEFERNRERYEFLRWGQQAFDNFGVVPPASGIVHQVNLEYLAKGVQSRPEDDGVVVYPDSLVGTDSHTTMINGLGIVGWGVGGIEAEAVMLGQPIYMLMPEVIGFKITGAMPEGATATDLALRVTEMLRQKGVVGKFVEFYGAGLSNMTLPDRATIANMAPEYGATMGFFPVDDEALRYLRRTGRLETEIELVEQYYKAQGMFRTDETPDPVFTDHIELDLSTIVPSLAGPKRPQDRVNLTDMHTVFNEALTAPVKARGFELPEGKLAAQGTITGTDIKIGHGAVTLASITSCTNTSNPSVLIAAGLVAKKAVELGLKSKPWVKTSLAPGSRVVTEYLEAAGLQRYLDQIGFNTVGYGCMTCIGNSGPLPEPVVDAITEGDLVVASVLSGNRNFEGRVNPHIKANYLASPPLVVAYALAGTVVNDIVNDAIGTGHDGRPVYLKDIWPTAAEIQTVMDSAINAEMFKKVYDGIEKSNKDWNAIPVSEGALYNWNADSTYIQNPPFFDNLAGGPSEIVSIEGARVLVKVGDSVTTDHISPAGSFKADTPAGKFLTERGIQPKDFNSYGSRRGNDRIMTRGTFANIRLKNQLAPGTEGGFTTDFTTGNVTSIYDASVNYKASHIPLLVFAGKDYGMGSSRDWAAKGTFLLGVKAVIAESFERIHRSNLVGMGVLPLQFKNGETAESLGIQGDEVFDVLLPADLKPRQDVSLRITKDGQSRIVTVQCRIDTPVEIDYYKNGGILQTVLRSILERSKNEVKA; this is encoded by the coding sequence ATGGCGATGAACCTGTTCGGAACGCGCGACGTTCTTACCACGCAAGGCGGCCAGCCGCTGTACTACTACAACCTCAACAAACTGCAGGCCCAGGGCCATGACATCAGCAAACTGCCCGTGAGCATCAAGGTGCTGCTCGAGAGCGTGCTGCGCGAGGCCAACGACTACGACGTGCGCCGCGAGGACGTGGCCACCGTGGCCGGCTGGAAGCCCGTCAACGAGGAAGTCGAGATTCCCTTCAAGCCCGCCCGCGTGATTCTGCAGGACTTCACGGGCGTGCCCGCCGTGGTGGACCTCGCTGCCATGCGCAGCGCCATGGTCGCGCTGGGCGGCGATCCCAGCAAGATCAACCCCCTGATTCCCGTGGACCTGGTGATTGACCACTCCGTGCAGGTGGACGAGTTCGGCACGGACTTCGCCCTGGCCAACAACATGGCCCTGGAGTTTGAGCGCAACCGCGAGCGCTACGAGTTCCTGCGCTGGGGCCAGCAGGCCTTCGACAACTTCGGCGTGGTGCCTCCCGCCAGCGGCATCGTGCACCAGGTGAACCTGGAGTACCTGGCCAAGGGCGTGCAGAGCCGCCCCGAGGACGACGGCGTCGTCGTGTACCCCGACAGCCTCGTGGGCACCGATAGCCACACCACCATGATCAACGGCCTGGGCATCGTGGGCTGGGGCGTGGGCGGCATTGAGGCCGAGGCCGTCATGCTGGGCCAGCCCATCTACATGCTCATGCCCGAAGTGATCGGCTTCAAGATCACGGGCGCCATGCCCGAAGGTGCCACCGCCACCGACCTTGCGCTGCGCGTGACCGAAATGCTGCGCCAGAAGGGCGTGGTGGGCAAGTTCGTGGAGTTCTACGGCGCCGGCCTGAGCAACATGACGCTGCCCGACCGCGCCACGATTGCCAACATGGCCCCCGAATACGGCGCGACCATGGGCTTCTTCCCCGTGGACGACGAGGCGCTGCGCTACCTGCGCCGCACCGGCCGCCTGGAAACGGAAATTGAACTGGTCGAGCAGTACTACAAGGCCCAGGGCATGTTCCGCACCGACGAGACGCCCGATCCCGTCTTCACCGACCACATCGAACTGGACCTGAGCACCATCGTGCCGAGCCTCGCCGGCCCCAAGCGCCCCCAGGACCGCGTGAACCTGACGGACATGCACACGGTGTTCAACGAAGCCCTGACCGCCCCCGTCAAGGCGCGCGGCTTTGAGCTGCCCGAGGGCAAGCTGGCCGCCCAGGGCACCATCACCGGCACCGACATCAAGATCGGGCACGGCGCGGTGACGCTGGCTTCGATCACCTCCTGCACGAACACCAGCAACCCCAGCGTGCTGATCGCCGCCGGTCTGGTGGCCAAGAAGGCCGTGGAACTGGGCCTGAAGAGCAAGCCCTGGGTTAAAACCAGCCTCGCCCCCGGCAGCCGCGTGGTGACCGAGTACCTGGAAGCCGCTGGCCTGCAGCGCTACCTGGACCAGATTGGCTTCAACACCGTGGGTTACGGCTGCATGACCTGCATTGGTAACTCCGGCCCCCTGCCCGAGCCCGTGGTGGACGCGATCACCGAAGGCGACCTCGTGGTGGCCAGCGTGCTCTCCGGTAACCGCAACTTCGAAGGCCGCGTGAACCCGCACATCAAGGCGAACTACCTCGCCTCGCCCCCCCTGGTGGTGGCCTACGCCCTGGCCGGCACCGTTGTGAACGACATCGTGAACGACGCCATCGGTACTGGCCACGATGGCCGTCCCGTGTACCTGAAAGACATCTGGCCCACCGCCGCCGAGATCCAGACGGTCATGGACAGCGCCATCAACGCCGAGATGTTCAAGAAGGTCTACGACGGCATTGAAAAGAGCAACAAGGACTGGAACGCCATTCCCGTGTCCGAGGGCGCGCTGTACAACTGGAACGCGGACAGCACGTACATCCAGAACCCCCCCTTCTTCGACAACCTCGCGGGCGGCCCCAGCGAGATCGTGAGCATCGAAGGCGCGCGCGTGCTGGTGAAGGTGGGCGACTCCGTGACCACCGACCACATCAGCCCCGCAGGGTCCTTCAAGGCCGACACCCCCGCCGGCAAGTTCCTGACCGAGCGCGGCATTCAGCCCAAGGACTTCAACTCCTACGGCTCACGGCGCGGCAACGACCGCATCATGACGCGCGGCACGTTTGCCAACATCCGCCTCAAGAACCAGCTGGCCCCCGGCACCGAAGGCGGCTTCACCACCGACTTCACCACCGGCAACGTGACGAGCATCTACGACGCCTCGGTGAACTACAAAGCCAGCCACATTCCGCTGCTGGTGTTCGCGGGCAAGGACTACGGCATGGGGTCCAGCCGCGACTGGGCTGCCAAGGGCACCTTCCTGCTGGGCGTGAAGGCTGTGATTGCCGAGAGCTTCGAGCGCATCCACCGCTCGAACCTCGTGGGCATGGGCGTGCTACCCCTGCAGTTCAAGAATGGCGAGACCGCCGAGAGCCTGGGCATTCAGGGCGACGAGGTCTTCGACGTGCTTCTGCCCGCCGACCTGAAGCCCCGCCAGGACGTGAGCCTGCGGATTACCAAGGACGGCCAGAGCCGCATTGTGACCGTGCAGTGCCGCATCGACACCCCCGTCGAGATCGACTACTACAAGAACGGCGGCATTCTGCAGACCGTGCTGCGCAGCATCCTGGAGCGCAGCAAGAACGAAGTCAAGGCGTAA
- a CDS encoding helix-turn-helix transcriptional regulator, whose amino-acid sequence MFRASVKAPMAAPVPAPWTFLTNHTHVLLCLDRFPGDTLREVAARVGITERAVQRIVRDLEEAGVVSRERQGRRNTYRIQHAAALRHPLEAHHTVGELLASLG is encoded by the coding sequence ATGTTTCGTGCTAGTGTCAAGGCCCCTATGGCCGCGCCTGTCCCTGCCCCCTGGACCTTCCTGACCAATCACACCCACGTGCTGCTGTGCCTGGACCGCTTTCCTGGCGACACGCTGCGCGAGGTGGCCGCCCGCGTGGGCATCACCGAACGGGCGGTGCAGCGCATCGTGCGCGATCTGGAAGAGGCTGGCGTGGTGAGCCGCGAGCGCCAGGGCCGGCGCAACACCTACCGCATCCAGCACGCGGCGGCGCTGAGGCACCCCCTGGAGGCGCACCACACGGTGGGCGAATTGCTGGCGTCACTGGGGTAA